The Williamwhitmania sp. nucleotide sequence GCATTTCCTGAGGCGACCATCGACTTTTTGCTCCGCAAGGGAAACGAAGGGTTGCTGGTTGGTCACCCCTATCTACGTCGAGTTATTGTTTGGAATAAGAAGGAGGAAAAACTGAAAAATCAGCTGCGGATAATTCGAGAGTTGCGGAAGGAACATTACGACGTAGCCATTAACCTCCAACGCTTTTTATCCACTGGAATTTTTACGGCTTTAAGCGGTGCGAATACACGCATTGGCTTTAGAAAGAACCCCCTTTCGTGGTTCTTTTCACACCGAATCGACCATGAAATTGGAACTGGCAAGCATGAGGTGGAGAGAAACTTGGAGCTGCTGAAACCCATTAAGGGGAACAGAGAATGGGAGAAACGTCCCGTGCTTTATCCTTCCGACAAAGATTTTGCTGCGGTAGAGAAGTTGAAAGTGGGGAAATATGTGTGCATAGCCCCAACCTCCGTTTGGTTTACCAAGCAATGGCCCGCCGAAAAGTGGGAGGAACTCATCGAAACCATCGCCAGCGACACCAAGGTCTACCTGCTTGGTGGCCCACCCGACGCCCTAGCATGCAGCTCAATTGCATCCAAGTTTCCAACCAAGGTGGAAAGCCTTGCAGGCAAGCTCAACTTTCTGGAATCGGCAGCGCTGATGAAGGACGCAGCCATGAACTACGTGAACGATTCGGCACCCATGCACATTGCCTCTGCCATGAATGCTCCAACCACTGCCATCTTTTGCTCTACCATTCCAAACTTTGGCTTTAGCCCGCTATCGGACAACAGCCGGGTGGTGGAGGTAACCGAAACACTGCCCTGCCGTCCGTGTGGATTGCACGGCTACAAAGCTTGTCCCGAGGGTCATTTTAAGTGCGCACTAAACATTAGTATCAAACAGGTGAACTCATAAAAATATGGAAACATCGAATATTGCAAAGCAGGTAGACGAGGCCGTGAAGGTGCTTCGGGCCGGAGGCATAATGCTTTACCCAACCGACACGGTATGGGGAATTGGCTGTGATGCAGAAAATGCCGAAGCGGTAAAAAAAATCTACGACCTCAAGCAGCGCAACGACTCCAAGAGCATGCTGGTGCTGGTGGATAGGGTTGAGCGCATTCTCAGCTACATTCACACAATGCCCGAAATAGCCTACTCCCTCCTTGAGGTAACCGACACCCCGCTTACCATCATTTACCCGGGAGCAAGAAACCTAGCACCAAACCTCGTTCCACCCGAAAACACAGTTGGCATTAGGGTGGTAAACCATGAGTTTTGTGAACGAGTTATTAAAAAATTAAACCGACCACTGGTTTCTACCTCCGCCAACCTCTCGGGAAAACCGGCCCCCGCCTACTTTGAGGAAATTTCGGAGGAGATTGTAAAGGGTGTGGACTACGTGGTGAGCCAGGAGTTTGAGGGAATGCCCACCGGAAAGCCATCATCCATCATCATGCTAGGGTTGGGTGGTGAGGTAAAGATTATTAGGGAATAAAAAAATGTTAGAGATCCAATAGCAAATTTACGAAACTTGTGCGCCCTAGTCAGGGGGTGACTTTTTGCAAGCGAAAAATAGTCACCCCCTGACTGTTGATTGAACCTCTTCCAGAAAAACGTAGCTACCCTATAAAATACAAAAACCCGCCCCTGTTAGGAAGCGGGGTTTTCGTTGTATCTCCTCCACGGACGTGGAAGTCCCCAACTAGCAGGGGGCTGGCAGCTTAGTTACGGTACTGCGCTTCATTGCAACTAAGCTTATGGGCAGCATGCCCATGCAACCGCTATGCACGCCTGGGCCGGCTGCAGCTACTACACCATATGGCCAACCTCCAGCTTTACGCCCATTGGCAAAAGTCCGCAGCAGCCGGACGGCACGTCCGGCCGAGCGGGAGGAACGCATCATCTGCTCATTTTTGCCAAAGCTGCAATCATAACCAAGCAAGACTTATCATCTTTGTTTAATACATATTTGTTTTGTATTTTTGCCAAAAGGTTGATTTAACTGTTGCTTTTACTACATTTATGAAGTCGATAACTTTTGGAGGACGGCTGACAGAGGTCAGAAAAGTGAAGAAGATGTCTCAGGATGCCCTTGCTAAAAAGATTGGCGTACATGGTGCTGTTATTGGCCGGTATGAGAGGGAGGAAGTAAAACCATCCATCGAGGTGGCCGCACAGGTTGCCGAGGCCTTGGAGGTATCCTTAGACTACCTAGTAGGCAATACCAACTTAATACTTGACAATACGATAATGCACAGGATACAGGATATACAGCAGCTAGACCCTGAAAATAGGGGGCATCTGTACGCCCTTATGGACGCTTTCCTGAGGGACTATAAAAC carries:
- a CDS encoding glycosyltransferase family 9 protein, whose translation is MNKILVIQTAFIGDVILATPLVEALHQAFPEATIDFLLRKGNEGLLVGHPYLRRVIVWNKKEEKLKNQLRIIRELRKEHYDVAINLQRFLSTGIFTALSGANTRIGFRKNPLSWFFSHRIDHEIGTGKHEVERNLELLKPIKGNREWEKRPVLYPSDKDFAAVEKLKVGKYVCIAPTSVWFTKQWPAEKWEELIETIASDTKVYLLGGPPDALACSSIASKFPTKVESLAGKLNFLESAALMKDAAMNYVNDSAPMHIASAMNAPTTAIFCSTIPNFGFSPLSDNSRVVEVTETLPCRPCGLHGYKACPEGHFKCALNISIKQVNS
- a CDS encoding L-threonylcarbamoyladenylate synthase, encoding METSNIAKQVDEAVKVLRAGGIMLYPTDTVWGIGCDAENAEAVKKIYDLKQRNDSKSMLVLVDRVERILSYIHTMPEIAYSLLEVTDTPLTIIYPGARNLAPNLVPPENTVGIRVVNHEFCERVIKKLNRPLVSTSANLSGKPAPAYFEEISEEIVKGVDYVVSQEFEGMPTGKPSSIIMLGLGGEVKIIRE
- a CDS encoding helix-turn-helix transcriptional regulator, whose product is MKSITFGGRLTEVRKVKKMSQDALAKKIGVHGAVIGRYEREEVKPSIEVAAQVAEALEVSLDYLVGNTNLILDNTIMHRIQDIQQLDPENRGHLYALMDAFLRDYKTKQAYAR